In Flavobacterium gelatinilyticum, a genomic segment contains:
- the kbl gene encoding glycine C-acetyltransferase: protein MYGKIKEHLQSELQTIEENGIFKKERIITSAQGAEITISTGETVLNFCANNYLGLSSHPEVVQAAKDAMDTHGFGMSSVRFICGTQDIHKTLEKKIADFYGTEDTILYAAAFDANGGVFEPLLGENDAIISDSLNHASIIDGVRLCKAARYRYENSNMEDLEQQLIKANEAGARFKLIVTDGVFSMDGLVAPLDKICDLADKYDAMVMVDECHAAGFIGATGKGTLEAKGVMGRVDIITGTLGKALGGAMGGYTTAKKEIIEILRQRSRPYLFSNSLAPSIVGASIKVFELLEKDTALRDKLEWNTNYFKEGMKKAGFDIIDGDSAIVPVMLYDAKLSQVMANELLKQGIYVIGFFFPVVPKDKARIRVQLSAAHTKEHLDKAIEAFILTGKMLKVI from the coding sequence ATGTACGGTAAAATTAAAGAACATCTGCAAAGTGAGCTGCAGACAATTGAAGAAAATGGAATTTTCAAAAAAGAGCGAATTATAACATCAGCTCAGGGTGCCGAAATTACGATTTCGACAGGCGAAACAGTTTTAAACTTTTGTGCTAATAATTATTTAGGTCTTTCATCTCATCCTGAAGTAGTTCAGGCAGCTAAAGATGCAATGGATACACATGGCTTCGGGATGTCGTCTGTACGTTTTATCTGCGGGACTCAGGATATTCATAAAACATTAGAAAAAAAGATAGCTGACTTTTATGGTACAGAAGATACTATATTATATGCTGCAGCTTTTGACGCGAACGGAGGGGTTTTTGAACCTTTATTAGGGGAGAACGATGCCATAATTTCAGACAGTTTAAACCATGCTTCTATTATTGATGGAGTTCGTTTGTGTAAAGCAGCGCGCTACCGCTACGAAAACAGCAATATGGAAGATCTGGAACAGCAGTTGATAAAAGCTAATGAAGCCGGTGCCCGTTTTAAACTTATTGTGACAGATGGTGTATTTTCAATGGATGGTTTAGTAGCACCGTTGGATAAAATCTGTGATCTTGCTGATAAATACGATGCCATGGTGATGGTTGACGAATGCCATGCTGCTGGATTTATTGGTGCAACCGGAAAAGGAACTCTTGAGGCAAAAGGGGTTATGGGGCGTGTTGATATTATTACAGGAACTCTTGGTAAAGCTTTAGGCGGTGCAATGGGAGGATATACAACAGCCAAAAAAGAAATCATTGAAATACTTCGCCAGCGTTCAAGACCTTATTTATTTTCAAATTCACTTGCACCGTCTATTGTAGGGGCTTCTATTAAAGTTTTTGAATTGCTGGAAAAAGATACTGCTCTTAGAGATAAGTTAGAGTGGAATACGAACTACTTTAAGGAAGGAATGAAAAAAGCAGGTTTCGATATTATCGATGGAGATTCAGCTATTGTACCGGTTATGCTGTACGATGCAAAGTTGTCTCAGGTAATGGCAAATGAACTTTTAAAGCAGGGTATATACGTGATTGGATTTTTCTTTCCTGTGGTTCCAAAGGATAAAGCGAGAATCAGAGTACAGTTGTCTGCAGCCCATACCAAAGAACATTTAGACAAGGCAATCGAAGCATTTATATTAACAGGTAAAATGTTAAAAGTTATATAA
- a CDS encoding UvrD-helicase domain-containing protein → MQSPSFSIYDASAGSGKTYTLVKEYLKIILSSPKNDAYRNILAITFTNKAVHEMKSRIVGSLSEFAKDEPSAKAVDLMEDLSRDTGLSVIQLKVKSQNIIKHLIHNYAAFDISTIDKFTHKVIRAFAHDLNLPMTFDVTLDTENLLVEAVDAIIAQAGQDETLTKLLIDFTMEKTDDDKSWDVSREILETGRLVLNENNRNEILHFNDKTIEEFVEIKKKMLVLCKDLEAENEQFAIEALSLIDQNGIDLKSFSRGTFPNHLENIRDGKFNPRNKTFHEFDDIAINKTAKDRAIIESIIPELLQMLVKIYKNFEKRDFYKAFLKNITPLSLLNTVSNELAKIQSEQNVLSISEFNAIIHREIQNQPAPFIYERLGERYRHFFIDEFQDTSEMQWHNLIPLIDNSLSGLDDFGNKGTLMIVGDPKQSIYRWRGGKAEQFIELSKDVNPFVNPDKVIKHLNTNYRSYSEVIEFNNAFFKLISSEFSNDDYKDLYENHSFQNTNSKKGGYVNISFLPIIEKNEADDEDPVEKSDLYVLATLNTIQKVLREGFEYKDIVILTRKRGQGVAIANYLTEQNIPLLSSETLMIQNATEVRLIIHLLKYLNNGADLESKAYFLNSLANSLKPEIPVHDFIALGMSHKIEEEFEKWLQTFDVSLSFENVRKKSLYEAVEIIISKFILPSEGNAYVQFFLDIVLERDMRNQAGIADFLVYWDKNSEKFSIPSPEGNNAVRIMTIHKSKGLEFPVVIMPFAEEDYNRKPKDKLWLDTEESDLGVPKALIDNSSAVEGFGESAAVVFNSKKQEELLDNINVLYVALTRAEEQLYIISQALKERKDGELPNNMASYFIKYLIHKGNYEPEILEYEFGNKTRLSKSEKTVDLVKTIPVVKEVLDPKNIKIAQREALMWGTHQQEAISYGNIVHEILAFVKDESDVDLALTKALENGLITMEQSEKVLKTLRDIVTHPELNICFNGKYKILNEQTIVQKEGKILKPDRVVLTDSKEAYLLDYKTGAINPKYKQQIQEYQDAVEDLGYKVLKRVLVYIGSEIEVVNL, encoded by the coding sequence ATGCAAAGTCCGTCTTTCTCTATTTATGATGCTTCTGCAGGATCAGGAAAGACCTATACTCTGGTAAAAGAATATCTGAAAATTATTCTTTCGTCTCCCAAAAACGATGCGTACCGGAATATTTTAGCAATAACCTTTACCAATAAAGCGGTTCACGAAATGAAAAGCCGTATTGTGGGAAGTTTGTCTGAATTTGCCAAAGACGAACCTTCGGCAAAAGCAGTGGATTTAATGGAGGATTTGTCGCGCGATACAGGTCTTTCGGTTATACAGCTAAAAGTAAAATCCCAAAACATCATCAAGCACTTAATTCATAATTATGCAGCTTTTGATATTTCGACCATTGATAAATTTACGCATAAAGTTATCAGGGCTTTTGCTCATGATCTGAATCTTCCTATGACTTTTGACGTTACGCTGGATACTGAAAATCTTTTGGTAGAGGCCGTAGATGCTATTATTGCTCAGGCAGGCCAGGATGAAACACTGACCAAACTGCTGATCGATTTTACAATGGAGAAAACCGATGACGATAAAAGCTGGGATGTTTCGAGAGAAATCTTAGAAACAGGACGTTTGGTTTTGAATGAAAATAACCGAAATGAAATTCTTCATTTTAATGATAAAACAATTGAAGAATTTGTCGAGATAAAAAAGAAAATGCTGGTTTTGTGCAAGGACCTCGAAGCCGAAAATGAGCAGTTTGCAATTGAAGCACTTTCGTTGATAGATCAAAACGGAATTGATTTGAAATCTTTTTCGAGAGGTACATTTCCAAATCACCTGGAAAATATTCGTGACGGTAAATTTAATCCAAGAAATAAAACTTTTCATGAATTCGATGATATTGCGATAAATAAAACGGCCAAAGACCGCGCGATTATTGAAAGTATTATTCCTGAGTTACTCCAGATGTTAGTGAAGATTTATAAGAATTTTGAAAAAAGAGATTTTTATAAAGCCTTTCTCAAAAATATTACACCGCTCTCTTTATTAAATACAGTCAGCAACGAACTTGCTAAAATTCAGTCAGAACAAAATGTTCTTTCTATATCAGAGTTTAATGCTATTATTCACCGCGAAATTCAGAACCAGCCTGCACCTTTCATTTATGAGCGTCTGGGCGAGCGTTACCGGCACTTTTTTATAGATGAATTTCAGGATACGTCCGAAATGCAGTGGCATAACCTGATTCCGCTTATCGATAACTCTCTTTCAGGTTTGGATGATTTTGGAAATAAAGGAACTCTAATGATTGTAGGCGATCCAAAGCAGTCTATTTACAGATGGCGCGGCGGAAAAGCGGAGCAGTTTATCGAATTAAGCAAAGATGTGAATCCGTTTGTAAATCCGGATAAAGTCATTAAACATTTAAATACCAATTACAGAAGTTACAGTGAAGTAATTGAATTTAATAATGCGTTTTTTAAACTGATTTCTTCTGAATTTTCAAACGATGATTATAAAGATTTATACGAGAATCATAGTTTTCAGAATACCAATTCAAAAAAAGGCGGTTATGTAAATATTTCATTTCTTCCCATTATAGAAAAAAATGAAGCTGACGATGAAGATCCGGTTGAAAAATCAGATTTGTACGTTTTAGCAACGCTGAATACGATTCAAAAAGTTCTCAGGGAAGGTTTTGAATATAAAGATATCGTAATTCTGACCCGAAAAAGAGGGCAGGGAGTCGCGATCGCTAATTATTTAACCGAACAGAATATTCCGCTTTTGTCTTCAGAAACATTAATGATTCAGAATGCGACAGAAGTGCGACTTATAATTCATCTTCTGAAATATTTAAATAACGGTGCCGATTTAGAATCCAAGGCTTATTTTTTAAATTCCCTCGCTAATAGCTTAAAACCCGAAATTCCGGTACATGATTTTATTGCGCTTGGAATGTCGCATAAAATTGAAGAAGAATTTGAAAAATGGCTTCAGACTTTTGATGTTTCGCTTTCTTTTGAAAATGTCCGCAAAAAATCACTTTACGAAGCTGTTGAAATTATTATTTCAAAATTCATACTTCCGTCAGAAGGAAATGCTTATGTGCAGTTTTTTCTTGATATTGTTTTGGAGCGCGATATGAGAAACCAGGCCGGAATTGCCGACTTTTTGGTGTATTGGGATAAGAATTCGGAAAAATTCAGCATTCCGTCGCCCGAAGGCAATAATGCAGTTCGTATTATGACCATTCACAAATCAAAAGGTTTGGAATTTCCGGTTGTAATTATGCCTTTTGCAGAAGAAGATTATAATAGAAAGCCAAAAGATAAACTCTGGCTGGATACAGAAGAATCAGATCTTGGTGTTCCAAAAGCATTAATTGATAACAGCAGTGCAGTGGAAGGTTTTGGCGAAAGTGCCGCAGTTGTTTTTAATTCAAAAAAGCAGGAAGAATTACTGGATAATATAAATGTTTTATACGTAGCACTAACCCGTGCAGAAGAACAGCTTTACATTATTTCGCAAGCTTTAAAAGAAAGAAAAGATGGAGAACTGCCTAATAATATGGCTTCTTATTTTATTAAATATCTGATCCACAAAGGAAATTATGAGCCTGAAATTTTAGAATACGAATTTGGGAATAAAACCCGGCTTTCAAAATCAGAAAAAACAGTTGATCTGGTAAAAACAATTCCTGTTGTAAAAGAAGTGCTTGATCCTAAAAATATAAAAATTGCCCAGCGTGAAGCTCTTATGTGGGGAACACATCAGCAGGAGGCAATTTCGTATGGTAACATTGTGCATGAAATTCTGGCTTTTGTAAAAGATGAATCAGATGTAGATCTGGCACTCACAAAAGCATTGGAAAACGGATTGATTACTATGGAACAGTCTGAAAAAGTATTGAAAACACTCCGGGATATAGTAACACATCCTGAACTGAATATATGTTTTAATGGAAAGTATAAAATTTTGAACGAACAGACAATAGTTCAAAAAGAAGGCAAGATTCTAAAACCGGACCGGGTTGTATTGACAGATAGTAAAGAAGCTTATCTGCTGGATTATAAAACTGGTGCCATAAATCCAAAATACAAACAGCAAATTCAGGAATATCAAGATGCTGTTGAGGATTTAGGATATAAAGTGTTAAAAAGGGTTTTGGTATATATAGGATCGGAAATTGAAGTGGTAAATTTGTGA